The following proteins come from a genomic window of Lolium rigidum isolate FL_2022 chromosome 5, APGP_CSIRO_Lrig_0.1, whole genome shotgun sequence:
- the LOC124655677 gene encoding nudix hydrolase 23, chloroplastic-like: MLLLRSHHLLLPHAARLLARRAGAAPLPRTAAAAARFRPLRMSTSNSSASASSPAAPSPPAVPKSRIPFCPACGSPTKMAVPDGDEKMRAVCSSCGRVHYENPKMVVGCLVEHENKVLLCRRKIEPAYGLWTLPAGYLEVGESAAQGASRETLEEACADVEIVSPFAQLDIPLIGQSYIIFRARMKTPNFSPGVESLECALFALDDIPFDSLAFSSIIVTLRMYIEDVKSGNIKFHYCTINKRIGAGASDLRSFDIDNHLAV; encoded by the exons ATGCTCCTCCTCAGATCCCACCACCTGCTCCTCCCCCACGCCGCCCGCCTCCTCgcccgccgcgccggcgccgctcCCCTgccccgcaccgccgccgccgctgcccggttCCGCCCGCTCCGGATGTCGACCTCCAATTCCAGCGCCAGCGCCAGCTCCCCCGCCGCCCCCTCGCCCCCCGCG GTGCCCAAGTCGAGGATCCCTTTCTGCCCGGCCTGCGGGAGCCCGACGAAAATGGCCGTGCCGGATGGGGACGAGAAGATGCGGGCAGTGTGTTCTTCCTGCGGTAGAGTTCACTACGAAAACCCCAAAATG GTTGTTGGGTGCCTTGTGGAGCATGAGAACAAGGTCCTACTTTGCAGAAGAAAGATAGAACCAGCTTATGGTCTTTG GACTCTTCCCGCTGGTTATTTGGAGGTCGGAGAGTCTGCAGCACAAGGAGCCTCCAGGGAAACACTGGAAGAAGCTTGTGCAGATGTGGAAATAGTCTCTCCTTTTGCTCAGCTGGATATTCCGCTGATTGGCCAA AGTTACATTATTTTCCGAGCAAGAATGAAGACCCCAAATTTCTCACCTGGAGTCGAGTCGCTAGAATGTGCACTTTTTGCTCTGGATGATATACCATTCGATTCTCTAGCATTTTCTTCAATCATCGTCACCCTGAGAATG TATATTGAAGATGTCAAGTCTGGAAACATCAAATTCCATTACTGCACTATAAACAAGAG GATTGGAGCCGGAGCTTCAGACCTCCGCAGTTTCGATATCGACAACCATTTAGCTGTGTGA
- the LOC124651858 gene encoding UTP--glucose-1-phosphate uridylyltransferase, with translation MAAAAVAPDAKIEKFRDAVAKLDEISENEKAGCISLVSRYLSGEAEQIEWSKIQTPTDEVVVPYDTLAPAPEDLDAMKALLDKLVVLKLNGGLGTTMGCTGPKSVIEVRNGFTFLDLIVIQIESLNKKYGCDVPLLLMNSFNTHDDTQKIVEKYSNSNINIHTFNQSQYPRIVTEDFLPLPSKGKSGKDGWYPPGHGDVFPSLNNSGKLDTLLSQGKEYVFVANSDNLGAIVDIKILNHLINNQNEYCMEVTPKTLADVKGGTLISYEGRVQLLEIAQVPDEHVNEFKSIEKFKIFNTNNLWVNLKAIKRLVEADALKMEIIPNPKEVDGVKVLQLETAAGAAIRFFEKAIGINGPRSRFLPVKATSDLLLVQSDLYTLVDGYVIRNPARVKPSNPSIELGPEFKKVASFLARFKSIPSIVELDSLKVSGDVSFGSGVVLKGNVTIAAKSGVKLEIPDGSVLENKDINGPEDL, from the exons atggccgccgccgccgtcgcccccgACGCGAAGATCGAGAAGTTCCGCGACGCCGTCGCCAAGCTCGACGAGATCAG CGAGAACGAGAAGGCCGGCTGCATCAGCCTCGTCTCGCGCTACCTCAG CGGCGAGGCGGAGCAGATCGAGTGGAGCAAGATCCAGACCCCCACCGACGAGGTGGTGGTGCCGTACGACACCCTCGCGCCCGCGCCCGAAG ATCTCGATGCCATGAAGGCGCTGCTCGACAAGCTCGTCGTGCTCAAGCTCAACGGAGGCCTCGGCACCACCATGGGCTGCACCGGTCCCAA GTCTGTTATTGAAGTTCGCAATGGGTTCACATTTCTTGACCTTATTGTGATTCAGATCGAG TCCCTGAACAAGAAGTACGGATGCGATGTCCCTTTACTTCTCATGAACTCCTTCAACACGCATGACGATACTCAAAAG ATTGTTGAGAAGTACTCCAACTCCAACATCAACATCCACACTTTCAACCAG AGCCAATATCCCAGGATTGTTACTGAGGACTTCTTGCCACTTCCGAGCAAAGGGAAGTCAGGAAAGGATGGCTG GTATCCCCCAGGCCATGGTGATGTTTTCCCCTCTTTGAACAACAGTGGAAAACTTGATACCTTACTGTCGCAG GGCAAGGAGTATGTCTTTGTTGCCAACTCAGACAACTTGGGTGCTATAGTTGACATCA AGATATTGAACCACCTGATCAACAACCAGAATGAATACTGCATGGAG GTTACTCCGAAAACATTGGCTGATGTTAAAGGTGGAACCCTCATCTCATATGAAGGAAGGGTCCAG CTCTTGGAGATTGCCCAAGTCCCTGATGAGCAT GTGAATGAATTCAAGTCAATTGAGAAGTTCAAGATATTCAATACCAACAACCT GTGGGTGAACTTGAAGGCGATCAAGAGGCTTGTTGAAGCTGATGCACTTAAGATGGAGATCATTCCCAACCCTAAG GAAGTTGATGGCGTGAAAGTCCTTCAGCTGGAAACTGCAGCTGGGGCAGCGATCCGG TTCTTCGAGAAAGCAATCGGCATCAACGGTCCCCGCTCAAGGTTTCTGCCCGTGAAGGCTACATCAGATTTGTTGCTTGTGCAG TCTGACCTCTATACCTTGGTCGATGGCTATGTCATCCGCAACCCAGCTAGAGTGAAGCCTTCAAACCCTTCCATTGAGCTTGGTCCTGAGTTCAAGAAG GTCGCCAGTTTCCTGGCCCGGTTCAAGTCAATCCCCAGCATCGTTGAGCTCGACAGCTTGAAGGTCTCTGGTGATGTCTCGTTTGGCTCTGGCGTCGTACTCAAG GGCAACGTGACCATCGCTGCCAAGTCCGGAGTCAAGCTGGAGATCCCAGACGGATCTGTGCTTGAGAACAAG GACATCAACGGCCCGGAGGATCTTTGA